In one Bradyrhizobium cosmicum genomic region, the following are encoded:
- a CDS encoding alpha/beta fold hydrolase: MSDTVNRERRRFFSGAAITLAATQLPLSTAADAKPAKTAAIIKPGANTSFASLKQIDAGLLNVGYAEAGPADGPPVILLHGWPYDIYAFVDVAPLLAAAGHRVIIPYLRGYGSTRLLSDATMRNGQPAAIAADIVALMDALRIDKATIAGFDWGARTANVIAALRPERVKAMVSVSGYLIGSQQAGKMPLPPKAELQWWYQFYFATERGQEGYDKYRHDFSKLIWQLASPQWHFDDATFDRSARAFDNPDHVAIVIHNYRWRLGLAEGEARYADDEARLAQAPVITVPTITMEGDANGAPHPEPSAYAKKFTGRCSHRTIKGGIGHNLPQEAPKAFADAVLDVMAEA, encoded by the coding sequence ATGTCCGACACCGTCAATCGTGAACGCCGCCGCTTCTTCTCTGGCGCGGCAATAACTCTTGCAGCGACCCAGCTTCCGCTGAGCACGGCGGCTGATGCCAAGCCGGCGAAAACCGCCGCGATCATCAAGCCGGGAGCCAACACTTCGTTCGCGTCCCTGAAGCAGATCGACGCCGGCCTGCTCAACGTCGGTTATGCCGAGGCAGGTCCCGCCGACGGCCCACCCGTAATCCTGCTGCACGGCTGGCCGTACGACATCTACGCCTTCGTCGATGTCGCGCCGCTGCTCGCTGCGGCCGGCCATCGCGTGATCATTCCCTATCTGCGCGGCTACGGCAGCACGCGCCTCCTGTCCGACGCAACGATGCGGAACGGGCAGCCGGCGGCGATCGCCGCGGACATCGTTGCGCTGATGGACGCACTCAGGATCGACAAGGCCACGATCGCCGGCTTCGACTGGGGCGCAAGGACCGCCAACGTCATTGCAGCGCTGCGGCCAGAGCGGGTCAAGGCGATGGTCTCTGTAAGCGGCTATCTGATCGGTAGCCAGCAGGCCGGCAAGATGCCGCTGCCGCCGAAGGCCGAGCTGCAATGGTGGTACCAGTTTTACTTCGCGACCGAGCGCGGCCAAGAAGGCTACGACAAGTACCGCCATGATTTCTCGAAGTTGATCTGGCAGCTCGCCTCGCCGCAATGGCACTTCGACGACGCCACTTTCGATCGCAGCGCCAGGGCGTTCGACAATCCGGACCATGTCGCGATCGTAATCCATAATTATCGCTGGCGGCTCGGTCTTGCCGAAGGCGAAGCAAGATATGCCGACGACGAGGCGCGGCTGGCGCAGGCGCCCGTCATCACGGTGCCCACCATCACCATGGAGGGTGACGCCAACGGGGCGCCGCACCCCGAGCCGTCCGCCTACGCCAAGAAGTTCACCGGACGCTGTTCGCACCGGACCATCAAGGGCGGCATCGGACACAATCTGCCGCAGGAGGCGCCGAAGGCCTTTGCCGACGCGGTGCTCGACGTCATGGCAGAGGCTTAG
- a CDS encoding Dps family protein yields the protein MTKADLQSPTDLGANANRDIPAALRALLADVFALYLKTKNFHWHMSGSHFRDYHLLLDEQADQIFAMTDDIAERARKIGGTTLRSIGQIAREQRILDNDADYVDPQDMLAELRSDNQQLTREMRRVHELCDEYGDVATASLIENWIDESERRIWFLYESGRTGPHA from the coding sequence ATGACCAAGGCAGACCTCCAGAGCCCGACCGATCTCGGCGCCAATGCGAACCGGGACATTCCCGCCGCGCTGCGCGCACTGCTCGCCGACGTCTTCGCGCTCTATCTGAAGACCAAGAACTTCCACTGGCACATGTCCGGCAGCCATTTCCGCGACTATCATCTGCTGCTGGACGAACAGGCCGATCAGATCTTCGCGATGACCGACGACATCGCCGAGCGCGCGCGCAAGATCGGCGGCACGACGCTGCGTTCGATCGGCCAAATCGCGCGCGAGCAGCGCATCCTCGACAACGATGCGGACTACGTCGACCCTCAGGACATGCTGGCGGAGCTGCGCAGCGACAACCAGCAACTGACGCGGGAGATGCGGCGCGTGCACGAACTCTGCGACGAATATGGCGATGTCGCCACCGCAAGCCTGATCGAGAACTGGATCGACGAGTCCGAGCGACGCATCTGGTTCCTGTACGAGTCCGGCCGCACCGGCCCGCACGCGTAA
- a CDS encoding ATP-binding protein, which translates to MPDTHDQDSAISFGPFRLLPKSRLLEKDGAPLHLGGRALDILIFLAEHAGEVIDKRELIKRVWADVTVDEGSLRFHITTLRKALGDAGEGSRYVVNVPGRGYCLAAPLLRTESAGKGTSPPVPAPRSLPSPLAKMIGRDDAVARIRAELAQHRFVTIVGPGGIGKTSVALAVAHGELQAFDGHVNFVDFGALTDTRLIPGTIAATLGLTVNSDDPMPGLLTVLRSRRTLLVFDSCEHILDELAPLAERIVQEAPELHILATSRESFRSEGERVHRLFPLDCPPQGDGLSIADILAYPASQLFVERIAESLGEFELSEEDAPLVGEICRRLDGIALAIELAAGRVDAYGIAGTASLLDSRFSLLWRGRRTAIPRHQTLSAALAWSYDLLPAAESATLRGLSVFVGPFTLEASLAVASSQGISEPEAVEAISNLLSKSLIATSPAERRLRYRLLDTTRAFAGNKLVEHGEVPRVARAHANYFRDVLRDIALKSSGMQTAGGFLPYADHLPNVRAALTWSFSDGGDRSIGVDLAASAAQFFLELTLLTECYRWTQQALTSLDTSAIDSRQEMTLQAALGVSVMFTQGNTEAVRAAFTRSLQLAQELEDLHWQLWLLRGLHIYLTRVGDFHGALGTGTQGESVARKLNDPAAALNVEWMLGVAHHLIGNQDKAVQFCESAMVHNPGSQRLNIGHLGYDDRIVALVALARGLWLTGRPDRAVEAARYTVREAELLEQPLTLGISLIWTIYVFLWVGDWANAEILIERLIDHSARHFLGPYHAVGIGQKGELLLRRGDIAGGIEHLRRGQATLYATRHRIMTTVFATALAEGLAAQNQPDEALRTIDEAIAEVPDHGESFDMPEMLRVRGDILARSGKAAAAESCLQTSLDLSRRQCALGWELRGAISLGRVWREAGKAGDARALLAPLVARYQEGLQTRDLVAAKELLGALN; encoded by the coding sequence GTGCCGGACACTCACGATCAGGATTCGGCCATTTCCTTCGGGCCATTCCGGCTGCTGCCAAAGTCGCGCCTGCTCGAGAAGGACGGCGCTCCGCTTCACCTCGGCGGCCGCGCGCTCGATATCCTCATTTTTCTTGCCGAGCACGCCGGCGAGGTCATCGACAAGCGAGAGTTGATCAAACGCGTCTGGGCCGACGTGACGGTCGACGAAGGCAGCCTGCGGTTCCACATCACGACACTGCGCAAGGCCTTGGGGGATGCCGGCGAAGGCTCCCGCTACGTCGTCAACGTCCCCGGGCGCGGCTATTGCCTGGCGGCTCCGCTGCTTCGGACGGAATCGGCGGGGAAAGGGACGAGCCCGCCTGTCCCGGCCCCGCGTTCACTCCCTTCGCCGCTCGCGAAGATGATCGGACGGGACGATGCGGTTGCCAGGATTCGCGCCGAGCTGGCCCAGCATCGCTTCGTCACAATCGTCGGCCCCGGCGGCATCGGCAAGACCTCGGTCGCCCTCGCCGTCGCGCATGGCGAGCTCCAGGCCTTCGACGGCCACGTGAATTTCGTCGACTTCGGCGCGCTGACGGATACAAGGCTGATTCCCGGCACCATCGCGGCCACGCTCGGGCTGACCGTCAATTCAGACGACCCGATGCCGGGCCTGCTGACGGTGCTGCGCAGCCGGCGAACTTTGCTCGTCTTCGACAGTTGCGAGCACATCCTCGACGAGCTCGCGCCATTGGCCGAGCGCATCGTCCAGGAGGCCCCCGAGCTGCATATTCTCGCCACCAGCCGCGAGTCCTTTCGCTCCGAGGGCGAGCGCGTCCACCGGCTGTTTCCGCTGGATTGTCCGCCTCAGGGGGACGGGCTCAGCATTGCCGATATCCTTGCCTATCCCGCAAGCCAGCTATTCGTCGAACGCATTGCCGAGAGTTTGGGCGAATTCGAGCTGAGTGAAGAGGACGCGCCGCTCGTTGGCGAGATCTGCCGGCGGCTGGACGGGATCGCGCTCGCGATCGAGCTCGCGGCCGGCCGCGTGGACGCCTACGGCATTGCCGGGACCGCCTCGCTGCTCGACAGCCGCTTCTCGCTGCTGTGGCGCGGGCGGCGAACCGCGATCCCGCGGCACCAGACCCTGAGCGCGGCGCTCGCCTGGAGCTACGATCTGCTGCCGGCCGCGGAGAGCGCAACGCTGCGCGGATTGTCGGTGTTCGTCGGGCCGTTCACGCTGGAGGCGTCGCTTGCCGTTGCATCCAGCCAGGGCATCAGCGAGCCCGAGGCGGTCGAGGCAATCTCGAATCTGCTCTCCAAATCCCTGATCGCGACCTCGCCAGCGGAGCGTCGGCTGCGCTACCGCCTGCTCGACACCACGCGCGCCTTCGCCGGCAACAAGCTCGTCGAGCACGGCGAAGTGCCCCGCGTGGCACGGGCGCACGCCAACTACTTCCGCGACGTCCTGCGCGACATTGCGCTGAAATCCTCGGGCATGCAGACCGCGGGCGGCTTCCTTCCCTATGCCGACCACCTGCCCAATGTCCGGGCCGCACTGACCTGGAGCTTTTCGGACGGCGGCGACCGGTCGATCGGCGTGGACCTTGCAGCCTCGGCGGCGCAGTTCTTCCTCGAGCTGACATTGCTGACGGAATGCTATCGCTGGACGCAGCAGGCATTGACGTCCCTCGATACGAGCGCAATCGACAGCCGTCAGGAGATGACGCTGCAGGCCGCGCTCGGCGTCTCCGTGATGTTCACGCAGGGCAATACCGAAGCGGTCCGTGCTGCGTTCACGCGCAGCCTCCAGCTCGCGCAGGAGCTCGAGGATCTGCACTGGCAGCTCTGGCTGCTGCGCGGATTGCACATCTACCTGACCAGGGTCGGCGACTTTCACGGTGCGCTCGGGACCGGTACGCAGGGCGAGAGCGTCGCGCGCAAGCTGAACGACCCCGCCGCCGCGCTGAACGTCGAATGGATGCTGGGCGTCGCGCATCATCTGATCGGCAACCAGGACAAGGCCGTGCAGTTCTGCGAGAGCGCGATGGTGCATAATCCCGGCTCGCAGCGGCTGAATATCGGCCATCTCGGCTATGACGACCGCATCGTCGCGCTGGTGGCGCTGGCGCGCGGTCTCTGGCTCACCGGCCGGCCCGATCGCGCGGTCGAGGCGGCGAGATACACGGTGCGCGAGGCCGAACTGCTCGAACAGCCGCTCACCCTCGGCATCTCCCTGATCTGGACGATCTATGTGTTCCTGTGGGTCGGCGACTGGGCCAATGCGGAAATCCTGATCGAGCGGCTGATCGATCATTCGGCGCGGCACTTCCTCGGCCCCTACCACGCCGTCGGCATCGGCCAGAAAGGCGAGCTGCTGCTTCGCCGTGGCGATATCGCCGGCGGGATCGAGCACCTTCGCCGCGGTCAGGCAACGCTGTACGCAACGCGGCACCGGATCATGACGACGGTGTTCGCGACCGCGCTCGCGGAGGGTCTCGCGGCGCAGAACCAGCCCGATGAGGCCTTGCGCACGATCGACGAGGCCATCGCGGAGGTTCCCGATCACGGCGAATCCTTCGACATGCCGGAGATGCTCAGGGTCAGGGGCGACATCCTGGCCCGGTCGGGCAAGGCGGCGGCGGCCGAGAGCTGCTTGCAGACATCGCTCGATCTGTCACGCCGGCAGTGCGCGCTCGGCTGGGAATTGCGCGGCGCCATCAGCCTCGGCCGGGTCTGGCGCGAGGCCGGAAAAGCCGGCGACGCACGCGCCCTGCTCGCCCCGCTCGTCGCGCGATACCAGGAAGGCCTCCAGACCCGCGATCTGGTCGCCGCCAAAGAGCTGCTTGGCGCGCTGAATTGA
- a CDS encoding ATP-binding protein → MTELSGHSSPGNGAGASPDLDIVSFGPFSLRSRLLEKDGVPVKLGSRAMDILRLLVSRAGEVVPKNEILSYAWSGLAVEEISLRVHVAELRKVLGDGRDGARYITNVPSRGYCFVAPVQRGERNAAPAPASRAPERTVPAAALPHRLDRMIGRDDVLPELSARLLADRFVTLRGPGGIGKTTVATALAHEMWQAFEGNIHFLEFGPLKDAALVSSTVAAALGLVVHHDDPSGSIINFLRGRRLLLIFDSCEHVIDEVARLAENIYREAPAIAILATSRESLLVEGEQIFELVPLPGPPQGARLSADEVLDYPAVRLFVDRAAAAGHRGDITDEDAEVLAEICGKLDGIALAIELAAVRVGVYGLREMAALLDSRLKLEWRGRRTAPPRQQTLGATLDWSFGLIGESERTVFQRLAVFAGPFTLKGAIAVATDDGAPADRVVDALEQLVAKSLVSAQPDGASRRYRLLDATRAYAMQKLADGGEADAIARRHAAYIQRTLEAGMAGQGGDPAARLPERASLLADARAALEWSYAGEDGTTLRVPLAGSAVRLFVELNLLNEARIWSGRALAVLDDANQGGRWELELQSTLGHTFMFTERNSEQAEAALRRGLEIAEALSDHANAFRLLSRLNMFYRRTGDYRHLVPTALQAERIARQIGDTAGIAGSKALLGVSYHLAGDQAEAQAHLDEGVRDDAALRGTQPGHFAYARTPQIPLARVLWLRGLPDRALDCVRPLVGAAAPRDVVMHCIALCWSSSVFGWTGDWAAVETMTGRLATHANVHGLAPYEAVATGFRAQIMIARGEVAGGIDLLRSALPRLHADRYELYASAFAADLSLGLTALGRVAEGLDVLHETIARVEQGGGGFDMPELLRRRGDIETLTGDFDAAESSFASSLALAEKQGALSWRLRTEMSLAALRRQRGASNPLRDLAATYARFTEGFETADLKAARLMLEEPSV, encoded by the coding sequence GTGACCGAGCTCTCGGGACATAGCTCCCCTGGCAATGGCGCCGGAGCGAGCCCTGATCTCGATATCGTCTCGTTTGGACCGTTTTCCTTGCGGTCGCGGCTGCTCGAAAAGGACGGTGTTCCGGTCAAGCTCGGCAGCCGCGCGATGGATATCCTGCGCCTGCTCGTCAGCCGCGCCGGCGAAGTGGTGCCGAAGAACGAGATCCTGAGCTACGCGTGGTCGGGCCTCGCCGTCGAGGAGATCAGCCTGCGCGTCCATGTCGCGGAGCTGCGCAAGGTGCTTGGCGACGGCAGGGACGGAGCCCGCTACATCACCAACGTTCCGAGCCGGGGCTATTGCTTCGTCGCGCCCGTGCAACGTGGCGAGCGCAACGCGGCTCCGGCACCCGCGTCGCGTGCACCTGAAAGAACGGTCCCTGCTGCAGCCTTGCCGCACAGGCTGGACCGGATGATCGGTCGCGACGACGTGCTGCCGGAGTTGTCGGCCCGTCTGCTCGCCGACCGCTTCGTCACGCTGCGCGGGCCGGGCGGAATCGGCAAGACCACCGTTGCGACCGCGCTCGCCCACGAGATGTGGCAGGCTTTCGAGGGCAACATTCATTTCCTTGAATTCGGTCCGCTGAAGGACGCTGCGCTGGTCTCGAGCACGGTTGCCGCCGCTCTCGGCCTCGTCGTGCATCACGACGATCCCTCAGGCAGCATCATCAATTTCCTGCGCGGGCGGCGGCTGCTTCTGATCTTCGACAGTTGCGAGCACGTCATCGACGAGGTCGCGCGTCTGGCGGAGAACATCTATCGCGAGGCGCCCGCTATCGCGATCCTCGCCACCAGCCGCGAGTCGCTGCTGGTGGAGGGCGAGCAGATTTTTGAGCTGGTTCCGCTGCCGGGCCCGCCACAAGGCGCACGCCTCAGCGCCGATGAGGTGCTGGACTATCCGGCCGTACGCCTGTTCGTCGATCGCGCCGCCGCCGCGGGTCATCGCGGCGATATCACGGATGAGGATGCCGAGGTTCTCGCCGAAATCTGCGGCAAGCTCGACGGCATTGCGCTCGCGATCGAACTCGCCGCCGTCCGCGTCGGCGTCTACGGATTGCGCGAGATGGCCGCGCTGCTCGACTCCAGGCTCAAGCTCGAATGGCGCGGACGGCGGACGGCACCGCCGCGGCAGCAGACGTTGGGCGCCACGCTCGACTGGAGCTTCGGCCTGATCGGCGAGAGCGAACGCACGGTGTTTCAGCGGCTTGCCGTCTTCGCGGGCCCCTTCACGCTCAAGGGCGCGATCGCGGTTGCGACAGACGATGGCGCACCGGCTGACCGTGTCGTCGATGCTCTGGAGCAACTGGTGGCCAAATCGCTGGTGTCAGCGCAGCCTGATGGCGCCTCGCGGCGCTATCGCCTGCTGGACGCCACGCGCGCCTACGCCATGCAGAAGTTGGCCGACGGTGGCGAGGCGGACGCGATCGCACGTCGTCACGCAGCCTATATTCAACGCACACTCGAAGCTGGCATGGCCGGGCAGGGCGGTGACCCGGCCGCCCGCCTGCCGGAGCGCGCGAGCCTGCTCGCCGATGCCCGCGCGGCGCTGGAATGGAGTTATGCCGGCGAGGACGGCACCACCTTGCGTGTTCCGCTTGCCGGCAGTGCCGTAAGGCTGTTCGTCGAGCTCAACCTGCTCAACGAGGCGCGGATCTGGTCCGGCCGTGCGCTTGCCGTGCTCGATGACGCCAATCAGGGTGGTCGATGGGAGCTTGAGCTGCAATCGACGCTCGGTCACACCTTCATGTTCACGGAGCGCAACAGCGAGCAGGCCGAGGCGGCGCTCCGTCGCGGGCTGGAGATCGCAGAAGCACTTTCCGATCACGCCAATGCGTTCAGGCTGCTGTCGCGGCTGAACATGTTCTATCGCCGCACCGGCGACTACCGGCATCTGGTGCCGACCGCGCTTCAAGCCGAGCGCATCGCGCGCCAGATCGGCGATACCGCGGGCATTGCCGGCAGCAAGGCATTGCTCGGCGTATCCTATCATCTCGCCGGAGACCAGGCCGAGGCGCAGGCCCATCTTGACGAAGGCGTGCGTGACGATGCCGCGCTGCGTGGGACGCAACCCGGGCATTTCGCCTATGCGCGCACGCCGCAGATTCCACTCGCGCGCGTATTATGGCTGCGCGGACTTCCCGACCGGGCGCTCGACTGCGTCCGCCCGCTGGTCGGCGCCGCCGCGCCGCGCGACGTCGTGATGCATTGCATCGCTTTATGCTGGTCGTCCTCGGTGTTCGGCTGGACCGGCGACTGGGCCGCCGTCGAGACCATGACGGGGCGCCTCGCGACGCATGCAAACGTGCATGGGCTTGCGCCTTACGAGGCCGTCGCGACCGGCTTTCGCGCGCAGATCATGATTGCCCGCGGCGAGGTGGCCGGCGGCATCGACTTGCTGCGGAGCGCGCTGCCGCGCCTGCACGCGGATCGCTACGAGCTCTACGCTTCAGCGTTCGCTGCGGACCTTTCGCTGGGACTGACCGCGCTGGGACGCGTGGCGGAAGGCCTCGATGTCCTGCACGAGACCATCGCGCGCGTCGAGCAGGGTGGCGGCGGTTTTGACATGCCGGAGCTGCTCCGCAGGCGCGGCGACATCGAGACGCTCACCGGCGATTTCGATGCCGCCGAATCGAGTTTTGCTTCGTCACTCGCGCTGGCGGAGAAGCAGGGCGCATTGTCCTGGCGACTGCGGACCGAGATGTCGCTTGCAGCGCTTCGACGTCAGCGCGGCGCCAGCAACCCGCTCAGGGATCTCGCCGCGACCTATGCGCGCTTCACGGAAGGATTCGAGACAGCCGACCTGAAGGCGGCGCGGCTCATGCTCGAGGAGCCGTCTGTATGA
- a CDS encoding alpha/beta fold hydrolase has translation MNIPATLALSAALTCTTVQASAEDLRSSRRSISYHTIDIKGLEIFYREAGPADAPTVLLLHGFPSSSRMWEPLLPLLADKYHLIAPDYPGFGNSSAPPPSDFTYTFDSIAGVMGELTNRLGLTNYILFMQDYGGPVGFRMALAHPERVRAIVIQNAVSHEQGLSPLWAARRKYWADPANELEALKANFTSLEATRQRHLGSSPRPERYDPDTWNDEYSFLTRPGQPEIQTTLFLDYRTNVASYPKWQDWLRKTRPPTLVVWGKYDPSFTVAGASAYRDDVPEAEVHILEAGHFALDEATDEIAARVRDFLGRLDGHND, from the coding sequence ATGAACATTCCAGCCACCCTCGCCCTCTCCGCCGCATTGACCTGCACCACCGTGCAGGCTTCGGCAGAAGATCTGCGATCGAGCCGGCGCTCGATCAGCTATCACACCATCGATATCAAGGGCCTTGAGATCTTCTATCGCGAGGCTGGACCTGCCGACGCGCCGACCGTGCTGCTGCTGCACGGCTTTCCCTCCTCGTCGCGGATGTGGGAGCCATTGCTGCCGCTGCTTGCCGACAAATATCACTTGATCGCGCCTGATTATCCCGGCTTTGGCAACAGCAGCGCGCCGCCACCGTCCGACTTTACCTACACGTTCGACAGCATCGCCGGCGTGATGGGCGAACTCACCAACAGGCTCGGCCTCACCAACTACATCCTGTTCATGCAGGACTATGGCGGGCCGGTCGGCTTCCGCATGGCGCTGGCGCATCCCGAGCGCGTACGCGCCATCGTGATCCAGAATGCCGTCTCGCATGAGCAGGGCCTGAGCCCGCTCTGGGCCGCCCGCAGGAAATACTGGGCGGATCCGGCAAACGAACTCGAAGCACTCAAGGCCAACTTCACTTCCCTGGAGGCAACGCGCCAGCGGCATCTCGGCTCAAGCCCGCGCCCGGAGCGCTACGACCCCGACACCTGGAACGACGAATATTCATTCCTGACGCGTCCCGGCCAGCCCGAAATTCAGACCACACTGTTCCTGGATTACCGGACCAACGTCGCCTCCTATCCGAAGTGGCAGGACTGGCTCCGCAAGACACGGCCGCCGACGCTGGTGGTCTGGGGCAAGTACGACCCGTCCTTCACTGTGGCGGGCGCTTCAGCCTACCGCGACGATGTCCCGGAAGCCGAGGTTCACATTCTCGAAGCCGGTCACTTCGCGCTCGACGAAGCGACCGATGAAATCGCCGCGCGCGTCCGCGACTTCCTTGGGCGGCTGGACGGGCACAACGACTGA
- a CDS encoding RidA family protein: MIKRALPYEGLLHEVVEHDGVLYIGGIVPEDTSLDMSGQANDVLGQLSRLLETLGSDLAHVLQVTIYMTNLKEKAEFNAAWKAHFTAAHLPARAAIGVADLGPGVKLEMTATAARIR, translated from the coding sequence ATGATCAAGCGCGCCTTGCCCTACGAAGGACTTCTCCACGAAGTGGTCGAGCATGACGGTGTGCTCTACATCGGCGGAATCGTCCCCGAAGACACCAGCCTCGACATGTCGGGCCAGGCAAACGACGTCCTCGGACAGCTGTCACGTCTGCTGGAGACTCTCGGCTCCGATCTCGCCCACGTCCTGCAGGTGACGATCTACATGACCAACCTGAAGGAGAAGGCGGAGTTCAACGCGGCCTGGAAGGCACATTTCACGGCAGCCCATCTGCCGGCACGCGCCGCAATCGGCGTCGCCGATCTCGGGCCCGGCGTCAAACTTGAGATGACGGCCACCGCTGCTCGCATTCGCTAG
- a CDS encoding type 1 glutamine amidotransferase domain-containing protein encodes MKVLMVITSHDQLGNTGRKTGFWLEELAAPYYVFKDSGAAITLASPKGGRPPLDPKSNEPEFRTDLTLRFEADAAAEAQLDKTVRLDGVKQEDFDTVFYPGGHGPMWDLAEDKDSVKLIESFLAAGKTIAVVCHSTGALRHVKTPDGKPVVEGKEVTGFTNGEEEDVGLTKVVPFLVENEMLKLGAVFSKTANWGVHVVKDGLLITGQNPHSSGPAAEALLAALKGQPLARAS; translated from the coding sequence ATGAAAGTATTGATGGTTATCACCTCGCACGACCAGCTTGGCAACACTGGACGCAAGACCGGGTTCTGGCTCGAAGAGCTTGCCGCCCCCTACTACGTCTTCAAGGATTCGGGCGCGGCGATCACGCTGGCTTCGCCGAAGGGCGGCCGTCCGCCGCTCGATCCCAAGAGCAACGAGCCCGAATTCCGCACCGACCTGACGCTGCGCTTCGAGGCGGACGCCGCCGCGGAAGCCCAGCTCGACAAGACGGTTCGCCTCGACGGCGTCAAGCAGGAAGACTTCGACACCGTGTTCTATCCTGGCGGCCATGGCCCGATGTGGGACCTCGCCGAGGACAAGGACTCAGTCAAGCTGATCGAATCGTTCCTCGCCGCCGGCAAGACGATCGCGGTGGTGTGTCACTCGACCGGCGCGCTGCGCCACGTCAAGACGCCGGACGGCAAGCCTGTGGTCGAGGGCAAGGAAGTGACCGGCTTCACCAACGGCGAGGAAGAGGACGTGGGCCTGACCAAGGTCGTGCCCTTCCTTGTCGAGAACGAGATGCTGAAGCTCGGCGCCGTGTTCTCGAAAACAGCGAACTGGGGCGTGCACGTCGTCAAAGACGGCCTGTTGATCACAGGCCAGAACCCTCACTCGTCAGGGCCGGCCGCCGAGGCTCTGCTCGCTGCCCTCAAGGGCCAGCCGCTGGCGCGCGCTTCGTAG
- a CDS encoding helix-turn-helix domain-containing protein gives MFNDLQVAHAWIELPARRNREVSHKTYQIPRERRWREVNHHPGADITISHWEESRDTSSHEATTPENRYFVGIAMKTTRAKLTRDRQIIYDGTMPAGTLYVSAPSKPLRVQFQGPCAFLHVHIPADHFAAPAAEALNDLVLLRDPLAAELAKALIEHGDATDHEFARCVGQTLAMHLTRLEPPRAKVNALPKWRLRRVEQYIGDHFDRCISLSELANVAGLSRMHFAAQFRAATGYRPREYLLNHRIEHAKRMLATTGRPLAEIALAVGFSTQAHFSTVFKRISGQSPARWRLASKNERPATDVAPRRRPVSDNDWMAGAAA, from the coding sequence ATGTTCAACGACTTGCAAGTGGCGCATGCCTGGATTGAACTTCCGGCTCGGCGGAATCGCGAGGTCTCGCACAAGACGTACCAGATCCCCCGGGAGAGACGATGGCGCGAGGTCAACCACCACCCGGGGGCGGACATCACGATCTCTCACTGGGAGGAGTCCCGAGACACTTCGTCGCATGAGGCGACAACGCCTGAAAACCGCTATTTCGTCGGCATCGCCATGAAGACCACGCGCGCGAAGCTCACCCGAGACCGTCAGATCATCTACGACGGCACGATGCCGGCAGGTACGCTGTATGTCAGCGCACCGTCGAAGCCCCTCCGCGTCCAGTTCCAGGGCCCCTGCGCTTTCCTGCACGTCCACATTCCCGCGGATCATTTCGCAGCGCCTGCTGCGGAAGCATTGAATGACCTCGTCTTGCTGCGCGATCCGCTCGCCGCCGAGCTCGCGAAAGCGCTGATCGAGCATGGCGACGCCACGGACCACGAATTCGCGCGCTGCGTCGGCCAGACTCTTGCGATGCATCTCACCCGGCTCGAGCCGCCGCGCGCCAAGGTCAATGCCTTGCCGAAATGGCGGCTGCGGCGCGTCGAGCAATACATCGGAGATCATTTCGACCGCTGCATCAGCCTGTCCGAGCTCGCCAACGTCGCGGGCCTCTCCAGGATGCACTTTGCGGCACAATTCCGCGCCGCGACCGGCTATCGTCCGCGCGAATACCTGCTCAATCACCGCATCGAGCATGCCAAGCGGATGCTCGCGACGACCGGGCGGCCCTTGGCCGAAATCGCACTCGCCGTCGGCTTCAGCACCCAGGCGCATTTTTCCACCGTGTTCAAGCGCATCAGCGGCCAGTCCCCGGCGCGCTGGCGCCTCGCCAGCAAGAACGAACGGCCGGCCACGGACGTTGCGCCGCGACGGCGTCCCGTTTCGGACAACGACTGGATGGCCGGCGCAGCCGCGTAG